TCCTTCCTAGCGGCAAATATGTTGGACCATCGTGCGTACGATCCATCGTGCTGCCTGAGGCCCAGCCGTCTAATCCACAGAATTTTTTTGATGACCGGAAATATGTTAGACCATAGCTAACATGTGTATACCTAGGGGAGGGGCCCCTCGATCttgggggcccggggcggccgccccccCTGCCCCCCCTCAGGGCCGGCCCTGTTTGCAACTATTGAGTTTTTCCCCTCAAACTGGCCCTCACCCCTCAGAAGTTAGAACCAGTCGTGCCGTTCAAATTATTCATGTATTTTGTGATGAGACGTCCTAATTAACAAATGGTCGCCCTTATAGTCCGCACCCGCTCCTACACGACACGCTACATTTCAGGAGCGACAGTAAAATACTATGAACCACTTACAATTTCACCTCTCAGTAAACAAAGAACCGCCCGTCTCCGGAGTATATTCCAGCCAATTAATTATTTGCTCCAGAGCAGCCAAACAGTCCAATAGAAAAATAACATATCCCTCCAAAAAACAATAAGGCATCACCAATCTTGGCTTATCTTCCAAGTAGCTACTCCCAGCAGACAAACACTAGATGCAGGCACCATCCGGGGCTTCAATGACTGTGACCCTCCACACACAAGCTCTAGCAGAAAAAAGGAAGACGTGGTAAGACTATACACTCTGGCAGCCCTCGTTTGATCCGTCGGGCAGCGGATGCGGAATGGCGCTATCACTTGTACGTTCACGCAAAGGGACACGCATCGTTGTTGGGTCTATTTAAGCTCCACCGGAGGGTGGCGACTGAGGTCACCTCACTGCCCCCATCTTCTCCAACCCTTGCCAGCCAGCAGCTAGCTAGTGTGCTCCGGTCCCTGCCGGCCTAGCTAGTTCGGCGGCGGCAATGGAGATCGAGAGGGAGGCGCCGGGCGGCGAGAGGGGGAGGAGCTGGCGAGCCGAGCAAGATGTGCAGGATGGTAAGAAGTTCGAAGACGGTGATGAGACGCTCGTCAAGGTACGGTGCTCTCCCCTTGCTCCTCTTGTGCATATGTGGAAGAAGCTCGTTTGCTCATGTTCATGGTGAGTCTAGCTCTAGCTAGAGAGATCGGTTAAATTTACGATATCTGGGCTGTACAGGAGCCGGCATGGAAGCGATTCCTCTCCCATGTTGGGCCCGGGTTCATGGTGTCCCTGGCCTATCTAGATCCTGGCAATTGTAAGCTCCCTTTCCTCTTTTGCAACCAGCTCTGGTTTTTATCATTCATACCTCGGGTCACGGTTCTCATAGTGATGGAATTGTTGATGCAGTGGAGACGGACCTGCAAGCCGGTGCCAACCACAGATATGAGGTAGTGCACATTTTTGGTTGATTCTACCTTTTCCCAGGCGATTCTACTTTTCCATGACATTGCACTTTTTTAATGATCTTTGTGCATCGAGTATGCATTCTCTTTCTAGTAAATCTCAAAGTTTTCACCGTTTCCAGCTCATCCCAAAACCAAAAGGAGCTGAGACTAATTGGCACTTCTGTCTTTTGCTTTGTCCCATCGATTGTGTGCTTGCAGCTCCTCTGGGTGATTCTGATTGGCCTCATCTTCGCGCTGATCATACAGTCACTGGCAGCGAACCTTGGCGTGGTTACAGGTATATTAAAGTCCACAACGCCAAACGCAACATACAAAACAAAATGCAACTTGTTCTAGCTAACTCGATCGCCCGCGTGCAGGAAAGCATCTTGCCGAGATATGCAAGAGCGAGTATCCGAAGCCGGTGATGATCTGCCTCTGGCTTCTTGCGGAGGTGGCGGTGATCGCCGCCGATATCCCGGAAGGTTCGAATCAGCATGCcatctttttcttttatttatttttttgcgGGGAAAATCAATATGCTGTCAATAATGCTCTTCACAAAGTTGGCGTCTCAGTGACATATATATATTTGACCCTGTCGTCATGATCAAGCTCACTGATAGCAAGCGGCCGGAATAACACGACAGCATATATATAACGCCAAGTGTCCCGGCCCCCACGTTCCGTCCAGTTGCTAACCCCACATGGACGGCATTCTTTCCTCCCTATCTTCTTGTCCTTAGTCAACCGTTTGCTAACCATATATGAATGTTAATTAACCATATCTCCCTCACTAACAAACACTAATAGCAAGTGTGCACATGGTGGAGTCAAGATGCTGAAATGGTCTACATAAATGTATTACTTTGTCACTGACCTGCTCTATTGACTTTTGCTAATAACACTACATAGCGACGACGAAAACAAGTTTTTTTTTGTTGCGGCGGAACGACGGCAGCAGTTGAAAATAGTGACAACAATCTAGTAGTAACCTATAATAACGTGCATGTCATCTAAGTTTCTTACGAAATCTATCGGTTAACTTGTTTGTTTACGCAGTGATCGGGACGGCCTTCGCTTTCTACCTCTTGTTCCGCATCCCTGTGTGGATCGGGGTTCTCATCACCGGCTCCagcacgctcctcctcctcggccttcAAAGATACGGGGTGCGGAAGCTGGAGTTTCTCATCTCCATGCTGGTCTTCGTCATGGCGGCGTGCTTCTTTGGGGAGCTGAGCATAGTGAAGCCTCCGGCGAAGGAGGTCCTCAAGGGGCTGTTCATTCCCAAGCTCAAGGGGAATGGCGCCACCGGAGACGCCATTGCCCTCCTTGGAGCACTAGTCATGCCGTAAGTGTGGATTGCTAAAAACTATCAAATGTGAAAATGTTATTTATTAGAGTGGCTAACTAATTAAACATGGTTGCTCATTTTGTTTGAGTACAGTCACAACTTGTTCTTGCATTCGGCGTTGGTGCTGTCCAGGAAGACGCCGTCATCAGTAAGAGGAATCAAGGTTGGTTCCTTCACAAATTTTTCTATAGCTGGGGGgcagtgccccccccccccccccccccctcctcacGTGTAATAGTCTGCCTACTAAACACTAAACATATGTGTGTGTGGATCAGGATGCTTGCGGGTTCTTCCTGTATGAGAGCGGCTTCGCGCTGTTCGTGGCGCTGCTCATCAACATAGCCGTCATCTCCGTCTCCGGGACGGTCTGCTTCGGGGAGAACCTCTCGGCGGAGGACATCGACAAATGCAGTGACCTTAGTCTGGACAACTCCTCATTTCTGCTCAAGGTACATGATAACACGATCGACTAGTTAGTTCAAAGTATCAACACAAGATAATACAACAATTTGATTGAAATGTTTTGTGTTGTTGGATGTATCAGAACGTGCTGGGAAGATCAAGTTCAATCGTGTACGGGGTGGCGCTGTTAGCGTCAGGGCAAAGCTCGACCATTACCGGCACATATGCCGGCCAGTACATCATGCAGGTACTTTCCAGCTATATATGCATGACATGTCTATTCTAGAAGTAGAGTTACTTGTCATCTTTTTCTGATACTCCACCACTAATTCCTCCTTTTAATTAGTCCACGCGTGCATGTATCTGTGGGTTTCTTGGTCCTGTAATTCGATCGCACTCTTAAATATTTATTAACCACAAATGGCCCTTCCTTTTTCGACTTGTGAAAATTAGGGGTTCTTGGACATCAAGATGAAGACGTGGCTGAGGAACCTGATGACACGCTGCATCGCCATTGCGCCCAGCCTAGTCGTCTCCATCATCGGCGGGTCGAATGGCGCCGGCCGTCTCATCATCATCGCGTCGGTACGTACGGCGACCTCACCTTCTCTCTTTACACGAGCCTCCCTCACTGTCAATATTAGGGAGAACGAAAATGACGGCGGCTGCACTAGCACCGGCGAAAGCGCCGGTCCCCGTCGCTGCTCGGTcagaaaacacacacacacatatatagtGCACCATCCACTACTATATTTCGCACGACTTAACTACGACTTACTAGCAGCCAGCCAGCGAGTGCTTGACTGACAAATATGCACTAGCAAATTGAGCATCTGAAAACTTCTATGCCCTTCTTGTAACAACCGCGACGGAATGATTGGGTTCTATCTTATATGTATAATTGGTTTCATTCATTCATTCATGTGATGGGATCTTCTTTCTGCAGATGATACTGTCGTTTGAGCTGCCGTTTGCACTCATCCCGCTTCTCAAgttcagcagcagcagcagcaagatGGGCCCGCACAAGAACTCCATCTACGTAAGCAATCGCTATTTTCCCTCCCTCCATGTTGCTTGTTTTTGGACACGTACGAGTAGAGTGTGCTCCTTCATGCATGATCATGCACCTCAATAATTGTGCATCCCCACACAACCGTACCGGCCAGTACCACCCTAGCTATCCGCCTAGCTAGCCTTGTACTGATCGATGGCCACACTACATGCCATGTTCTTGATGAAAATGCAATGATCGATCGATGCACTTGACCACTTGTACACGCAGCGCATGTACGTCCAAGCTGAACCAAACAAATAGGTACTACTATCAAGCATCTGGACGACCGATTCACATGCATCATTATAATGCTAGTACAACGTCGATGGATATCATGTTGATAATAGCATCATGATATCAAGCAAAATTGAGCTTGTATTTCACTACAAGTGCCCCTACGCTGCTGGCTGGCACGCAGCGGCGGAGCTATGTAGGCTCACGGGGGGCTGTGGCCCCCTCCTCCTGTTTATCGCAAATTAAATGCTCGTACGTGCGTGCAGATCATCGTGTTCTCGTGGACGCTTGGGCTGATGCTCATCGGCATCAACGTCTACTTCCTCAGCACCAGCTTCATGGGGTGGCTCATCCACAGCTCGCTGCCCACGTACGCCAAGGTGCTCGTCGGAGTTGTCGTGTGCCCGCTGATGATCGTGTACCTCATCGCTGTCGTCTACCTCACCTTCAGGAAGGACACCGTCGTCACCTTCGTCGCCGACTCGTGCAAGGCCGACGCCGAGAAGGCGGCGGGCGGCAGCGGGGAGGACGACGACGAGCCCGTGCCCTACCGTGAGGACCTGGCAGACATACCGCTCCCGGCCCACAGCAGAGGCTAGCTAGCTATAGGAAGTTTATGATAGCTACATGGACATGTCGCCTCGCCTCGTCTTGTgaacatgtatatgtcatgtATTTTGAAGTAGTAATTGCCAGTAGGAGTATATGTTTTACGGTGCGCACGGCCGTGTATACGTGTCAATATCCGTATCATCATTTTATCAGAGTTTCTCATATGTGATTAAGGTGGACTTGTTACGGCTGTTCAACCAACTGCGTAAAGAAAATCTTGACATCACCCATTTAAACTTTAGAATAATACTTCTATTTTCTAAGACTAAGGACGCAAGTCACAATATTAATCGATTTTTGGAATATGCACGAGTGTGCGTATCGTGTACTAAAGAGAGGAGAGGGTACAAGAGACCCATCCATATGAAAATTACAAGGGTGTTACAATGAACACAACCTTCACCACGCCGCCACACTCAGTGTATTGGACTACTCATCCGAGACCCACCTAGTAAGAGccctaaagaaaaaaaaatctagGTTCCCTTTTAGTAAACCGGCCTGCCTCCAGGCACATCCCTCGCTATCCACTTTCCGCATGACTCTTTGAATTGACGGTGTGGCTCCATCAAAAGACCACGGTGTTCCCGTGCTTTCAAAGCTCCCACATGACTAGCGCAATGATTGCCCTGGTGCCATTCCTGGAGCAGTGTGTCAAACTCCTTGCACCGCACCACTCCACAATGGTATTGTCTTGAGCTGGCAGCTAGCTTGGATCACCAAGAGCACTGCAAACCTTGAACCATACTGTCGTTCCAAAACTACAACTGAGCAAGATGTGGTTGATCGTCTCTTCAAGTTGATCACAAAATGGGCTTGCAGGTTGATCCGGTAGGCCTCTCCTCACAAGTCTATCCAAGGTCCAGCATTGGTTTTTCATTGCCAGCCACTCAAAAAAGCCTTGTTCCTCCACGCAAAATCAACATAGGGAGCCACAGTTCGGCCGATGAACTTAGTAGCGTAGGCAGGTGGAATACATGCCGTGCGGTTCCCAAGCCCATCTGATGGAGTCCAACACTCCAGAAAGTTGTATATTTGCTATCCTTGGCCAGAGCCACCGAAATTTTTGGAGGGCATGGCTGTCGATGTTAGGCCCAATATCCCGAGCACAGGCGTTCTCCACAGCAGCCTCAAACATCGTATGCCTGCACCTGATGCACGGCTGGACCTTGTCATACATAGCGGCATGAGCTCCTAAATCTAGTGCCCCTCGATCCATCTGTCTTCGCAGAACATGACCTCTCGTCCATCAACAAGGGTCGGCGTCATCGCAGCCTGGTAGATTGCAAGCGATTCATCAGGAACCTTTAGCTGGAACTCTTGCCATGGTTGTTGATGATCAGTGCGACACAACCAAAACCATCGGGATCCTAGAGCTATGTTGATTGTGCCACTTCGAATTCTCAACTCCAAGACCGTCGGCCCACTTCAGGGCAGAAAACGCATCCCAGGCTTTCTCTCTTACA
This genomic window from Aegilops tauschii subsp. strangulata cultivar AL8/78 chromosome 4, Aet v6.0, whole genome shotgun sequence contains:
- the LOC109735164 gene encoding metal transporter Nramp5, which produces MEIEREAPGGERGRSWRAEQDVQDGKKFEDGDETLVKEPAWKRFLSHVGPGFMVSLAYLDPGNLETDLQAGANHRYELLWVILIGLIFALIIQSLAANLGVVTGKHLAEICKSEYPKPVMICLWLLAEVAVIAADIPEVIGTAFAFYLLFRIPVWIGVLITGSSTLLLLGLQRYGVRKLEFLISMLVFVMAACFFGELSIVKPPAKEVLKGLFIPKLKGNGATGDAIALLGALVMPHNLFLHSALVLSRKTPSSVRGIKDACGFFLYESGFALFVALLINIAVISVSGTVCFGENLSAEDIDKCSDLSLDNSSFLLKNVLGRSSSIVYGVALLASGQSSTITGTYAGQYIMQGFLDIKMKTWLRNLMTRCIAIAPSLVVSIIGGSNGAGRLIIIASMILSFELPFALIPLLKFSSSSSKMGPHKNSIYIIVFSWTLGLMLIGINVYFLSTSFMGWLIHSSLPTYAKVLVGVVVCPLMIVYLIAVVYLTFRKDTVVTFVADSCKADAEKAAGGSGEDDDEPVPYREDLADIPLPAHSRG